The stretch of DNA ATAAGTaagaataaataattttatttttgtgggTAACTGTGTCATTCTTGTTACTCTGTTTGACCACAATGGAAGAGAAAAGCTGACTGAAAAGAGAGAAATAAACAAAAGGTTTTGAACTTTTATATTCTTTTGTTTTGAGTTGGATGAAAGGAGGAAAATAAAAAGGTCCCAGATAAATTGATAACCATACAGAGCCAAAAATTAAGATTTATTAAATTATAGTAATTGAtttatatttaattatatttaCTCTTAAGGGACTAAAAACACATTTTGTAATGTTTGAGTTTTACAAAACCCAATTATCTACTCCATCTTCCAAATTTTCGCAGAAATCTCATATCCATTATTTTTACTGATGCTCCAAGAAAAAGATAAACAGATAATATTATGGAGCTAAAAATTATTGTCTTTTGAGGTTGTTGTACATGAATGAAAATCAAAGATTTAACAAATTTGAATTTTCAAACTGCTTCTTTATTTTAATTACGTGTGATCCATATCTTAAATTCCTCAACTATTTTCGCACTACCTCAAATTTGCAACAATATGTTAGTCTTTAAATGTCGACAAATTAATATGTTTATAAACCCAAGTAGGTATTACCTAAAAATCTTAACATCAATTGTTAAATATTTTCAATCTAATTAGTAGGTATTACCGAAAAATCTAAACGCCCGATGTTATCAGAGTTTTAAGGAACAATAGCAGTTGGTGGACTTTAGGATTGCTTCCCATTTGAAGTATTGGTAATTTCTCTACTTTCTTCAAACTATTTATTGTTACTTTATTCATGAATTCATTTGTGATATTTCTTCAAATTATACTTTTCTATTCATGAATTCATACATGATATTGACAAGTCCATCTGGCTGATTGGGACCTTTGAGGATTTAGGGAGCACGATTTGCATTTACAAAGAATGAATAAGGTCCAAAAACAAACACCTAGAAATTCTAAGAAAGTCTGAATACATAGCCCCACTCTTGACAttgaattaaaaatatatatttaatcatACTCAGTGTTTACACAGAGCTAATGAACATATGATATGTATATATTAGTATCTTTTAAGTTTTTACACAtcagtcccgccaatattgctgtatttgtaaataataattctgggaaatataagttatcgtaatgaaacagtaattaattcgagcccactgaattcacagtgtttccttaaggaatttaatcccctcctagtacccaaggttatggattatttcctcctaggatagaacgaatcacacactggtgtagcggtacttcaaaccccagtgtttcagcgaacacaaagttcggtagcaaatcacacttacagttgctttgtttgaagttaaaacaatgcagaacaaaggagtagaaattcagaaaatcgtatgaaaatgttgagaggaaggagtgcaatgtatagccaaagttgagcgttttcagtttggtgtatctttcttcaacagctgctgcacatatttatagcagtcagctttgaagatgaacgacccttcaccctccatggtggagcatgcactaggttgtttgtggagcaagcacttggccatggtgggaagagcattaggcggctgctattgcagctggtggtcaatacatgGATTGGAatatatccgttacaaatacggataatcttacgttaatatttactattaacaaataaatttggtccaaaaaattaatcaatcaatcatttgaccgaagccgagcagagcgacgacgacgacgacgcgaggcttgctttcttcttaactctttaagagctacaagaagagcaattatatatatacccaccaaaaatctttttctcttccaatatgggacaatgtctcattgtcaagagggaaacttaaaattttactcaaaaattttatttttcccttcatttcccattcactctcattttaagactatttcatcttaaataacaaaaacctcaacaataatGTCCAAAAACGAACACCTAGAAATTCTAAGAAAGTCTGAATATATAGCCCCACTCTTGACAttgaattaaaaatatatatttaatcatACTTAGTGTTTAAACAGAGCTAATGAACATATGATATGTGTATATTAGTATCTTTTAAGTTTTTACACATCCTTTAGAAAATACATCTGGTAACCTTAATCATAAAAGTATTTATCTGAACTTCTATTTTATCTTTTAAATATCTCACTTAATTAATATTTAGTTTAATTGAAGCAGTTAAAGACTAGCATACTTAACAAAGCGAGAGAAGTAATAAAATAACTTCTTGTTTTTCGAAAACATCAAACATATTTAAATAAATCTAGCTCGCCAAAACAACTAATATTTGGGCGGAGCTAAGAATATATATTAGCATCTCACTTAACTACGATTAATTAATATAATCCGGCGTAAACAATATGTGTGAAATGTGAATAACCTTTTCCTGAATCCTAAAATGCCTAATTGTTGCATGAGTAGATTTATTATTTCTCTAAAGATATTCGAGCTCTATTAATTAATTACtagctcttttctttctttccaaGTCAATCCCAAAACTTCCCAACTTAATTCTCGTCATGTTTAATTTGTTTTGCAGATAAAATGGCATCTCATCACTTTATCTGCTTTCTTGCAATTGTCTCTCTTACAATCACTCTTAGTGAAAGTAAGGCATGCCACCCTAATGATCTCAAGGGTCTCACTGATTTTAAAGCTGCAATACATTCTGATTCTTCTGGTAGGCTAAAAAACTGGATTGGCCAAGATTGTTGCAATTGGGCTGGCATTTCTTGCAACTCTGAAACAGGCAGAGTTGTAGAAATTAATCTCCCTGGTTACTATGACGCTGGCGATGATTTTGCTCCATATTTTGTATCAAATACTATGAGTGGCTCAATCTCTCCTTCAATTACACTTCTCACCTCTCTAGAATCCATTGATCTTAGTAGACTAATTGGATTAACAGGCCAAATTCCTTCATCAATTGGTGTTCTCAAAAATCTTAAAAAACTAACCTTACAAAACAATCAACTCTCTGGTGCATTACCTGAGTCCATTTCAAACTTGACTAGTTTGGAATTCTTGAATCTTGAAAATAATCTATTGACAGGGAGTATTCCAGAAAATATTGGGAATTTGCAAGTACTACAGGAGCTTTATTTGTCGAATAATTCATTAACGGGGAAAATCCCATTTTCAATTACAAAACTACATTCCATTTCAGGTCTTTTCCTAGCACAAAATCAGCTTGTAGGAGAAATACCATTGCCTTTAAATCCAGGCCAATGGTCTACACTACAACATTTGAGACTCGAAAATAATCGGCTCACTGGAATCATACCTTCATCAGTTGGCTATTTGACATCACTTTTGAGATTTTCTGTAGCAAATAATCAGCTAACAGGGCCTATTCCTTCAACTTTAGGGAACTTAAAATATTTGCAACAATTGATGGTCAATAACAACCAGTTATCTGTTGTGTTACCAAACTCCGTATGTGGACTTAGTGAACTTTCTGTCATGTTTGTTTCTCATAACAAGATTTTAGGATCATTGCCTGATTGTTTTTCTTCCTTTAAACATCTTCTAGAAGTCGATGTACCATTCAAACGTTTGAATTAACCGAATTCTACCACAGGACATATGTAAGAAAGATGTAACTACAGGAGCCAGAATCACTGGCCAGTATGAAAAATCTATTAAGCTTTGACCACATGTATTGTTTCTTGAACAACATAATATAAAGAGTTGTAACTTTtgcttcttttattttctttacttATTTTTCATCCCTTTGCATTTACA from Nicotiana tomentosiformis chromosome 11, ASM39032v3, whole genome shotgun sequence encodes:
- the LOC104101338 gene encoding DNA damage-repair/toleration protein DRT100-like, which codes for MASHHFICFLAIVSLTITLSESKACHPNDLKGLTDFKAAIHSDSSGRLKNWIGQDCCNWAGISCNSETGRVVEINLPGYYDAGDDFAPYFVSNTMSGSISPSITLLTSLESIDLSRLIGLTGQIPSSIGVLKNLKKLTLQNNQLSGALPESISNLTSLEFLNLENNLLTGSIPENIGNLQVLQELYLSNNSLTGKIPFSITKLHSISGLFLAQNQLVGEIPLPLNPGQWSTLQHLRLENNRLTGIIPSSVGYLTSLLRFSVANNQLTGPIPSTLGNLKYLQQLMVNNNQLSVVLPNSVCGLSELSVMFVSHNKILGSLPDCFSSFKHLLEVDVPFKRLN